TATTGCAAAGCCGATATTTGCAATTCCGAGTACTTGGGCAGTCTTCCTTGATAGTTGATTTTCTTTAAGATTCTAATAAACTCTGTAAAATAATATTGCCTTATTTGATTGCGTTTACTTCTCATCTCGGGACCTAGCAATAGATACTCCGAGTACATTAAATCCACATTGGCAGGGGCATAGGTACTGAGTTGATAATCCACCATGATGACATCTTCCATTTGTTGTTGATGATTGAATTTGAAcatcaaatttttcaaatgaaaatctCCATGATTCAAAACGTAAATATCACCTTTGCCTTGCTTCAAAGTAAAGGCCCGATAAAGATCTACCATAGTTGGTCGTATACTATCCTTCATGTCCTTCACCTTTTGGTAGTAAATGCTAAATTCTTCATGGCTTGATAACATATTAAGAAAATGTTCTATGCCATGTGTCCATATTTCCTCCATGACGGTCAAACTAAAAAGTTTATAACCATCTTGTAATTCCGTAACACACTCATGATCCTCACTGTGGCCCAGCATATGGGAGACGGCATGTAGTTTGGCCAATTTGCCATAAAGCATTTTAATTTCTTCCTCATTAAGATAACGACCCCGCACGGTATCATAGCCCAAGGTGCACAAATCTTCCACTATGATAACTTTGTGGGGCTTTAGCGATTGATAGATGAAGCTGGAAATTTGCAATacaattcaaatatttatgctttGAAACATAGCTGAGGACTCACCCTGCTGACAATCTAGTTGGCTCCCCACACTCCGCCagaattttttcgattttcggcAATACTTCGGAAAACATTTTGATTTCAGTTTCAAATagtctactctccaatagcatTTCCCGCTTTTTACTGCCCTCCTCCACAGGCAGGGTTTTGATGATGAGCGATTTATTCAGTATCGTACCATTATCACCGAATCTATATTCCACCTTACAGCGAAACATAATGCTGGCATAATGATCTCCCTTCATGCTGGCGGGACTCATTTCATAATTTAGAACctgcaaaaaataatcaaaaattagttaaaaattgTATAGTTTATTGGAAAAAACCCTACCTCTACATGTTCATTATTTTCATAGGTGCTTAAAACCTCTTCCAAAAACCGTTGATCAATCCATGCTGGGGCCTCTAACTCATCATCGTTGTATGTGCTCATATTCAATGCTGTTATTGTTTTGACTTCAgcgtttgagagtagaaaagacAATGCTATCGCCACAACTTTTATAGTTGAACTGCCGAAATTTGTTACttgctgaaataaaatattatctATCCATCTTCAGACAACAATGACAAGCATAAAGATAACGAATTATAATCGTAACAGCGAATTTTCATAAGCCATAAATCGCTTATAAGGCATTATCACATAATGAACGGAGATCGAGATCATGACTTTTCTAAATTAAACTTTAGGAACTGGTTAAAGAGGGGCATCCTCAGAAACAATATAAATTAACCAAAATGAAGTTGAAATTATCTGAAATGAAAAATCGAatcgttttaaaatttagttAGACTTTAAAGACCTTTTatcttctatatatataaaagagttgcgtgacttACTAACTGATGATCGCCCAGCCCatacggctaaagctagaatcatgaaattttgcacaaatgttgggtCATAGGTACGGGATAAAGCTGGATTtgatgatattcgtacgtttaggtactaataAGTACCAAAAGTACGaattggtacatatttgcccagtgTGAACGGGAGGAGCTAAAATTATGTACTTGGGCTAAAATAAAAGAGCGCCTCAAGGTCTAAAGAGCGCCTAAggtatggtaaaaaaaatttagaaaattgtaCCGAAAGTGGGAGAaaaagtacgtttagtaccgcaattggtactatttggtacttactttgtaaattgaactaaagctctgaattttggaacttaggtacactacAGCAACCGTAAgtgggtgactataagagtttttggaacaTTTAgtacattgcaaatgcaaaatttgcccatgaacattccatgaaggaactgggacaaacttctcacaaatcaatgagtgctgtccgattaaattttaagctcaataataagagaccccctttttatagccgagtccgaacgcgcGCGgcaaagcgacacctctttggggagaagtttttacatgggaaagtaccccacaaatgtcgccagcattgtgaggggataaccatcgctaaaAAATGTTCTgttgttcctgccaggattcgaatccaggcgttcagtgtcataggcggacatgctaacctctgcactacagtGGCCTCCTTTGGTACATTAAAGTACTAAAATAAGTAcgaaaaaggtacgaaatgagtGATCTTTGTATAGGGCGAATGGATAGATGTAGAAGAATTAAAAGACATCtgtcattaagttcggccggggtcaactttggatacccaccacatcggatatatatatgtaaaccacctttcctcataatccagtgaaaaatgcattatttatgcacccatagcagatttatcgaaatatgggccgacttagaccaaattcggcacgaacattggtCTAATAAGcattggtatttttggcagctatgtccaaatatagaacgatccgacCAAcctgacctaacataactcactgtgtcaattttcagcaaaatcggataataaatgcgccttttatggggccaagacctaaatcgagagatcagtctatatggtagttatatccaaatcagggccgatctgagccatattaaaaaaggatctcgaagggcttaccacaactcactgtccaaattttggcgaaattgggcccaaggccttaaatcgagagatcggtctatatggcagctatattcaaatctggaccgatatgggccaaattgaaaaagaatgtcgaagaccctaacacaactatgccaaatttcggcgaaatcggaaaacaaatgcgccttttatgggccaaaaaccttaactcaaaatatcgatctatatgacagctatatccaactctagaccgatttaggccaagttgcagacaacacaactcactttccaaaattttggcaaaatcggacaataaatgcgccttttacgggcccaagactttaaatcgagagatcggtctatatggcagctatatcaaaatctgaaccgacctgggccaaattgaagaaggatgtagaaggacctaacacaactcactttccaaaattttggcaatatcagacaataaatgcgccttttatgggcccaagtccttaaatcgagagatcggtttatatggcagctgtatccaaatctgaaccgatctgggccaaattgaagaagaatttcggctggcttaacacaactcactgtccgaaattgcagcaaaattgaataataaatgtggcttttaagagctcaagaccttaaatcggcggatcggtctatatgggggctatatcaatacatagtctgatatagttcatcttcgaacttgacctgcttatggacaacaatCTGTGTTTCTTATATAAATAGTTTTTAatgagtttcagctcaatatctctacttttaaagactgtagcgtgatttcaacagagagtgacggacggacatggctagatcgtcttagatttttacgacgaccaagaatatataaagtatataaagggtgatttttttgaggttaggattttcatgcattagtatttgacagatcacgtgggatttcagacatggtgtcaaagagaaagatgctcagtatgctttgacatttcatcatgaatagacttactaacgagcaacgcttgcaaatcattgaattttattaccaaaatcagtgttcggttcgaaatgtgttcattcaccgtaacgttgcgtccaacagcatctttgaaaaaatacggtccaatgattccaccagcgttcaaaccacaccaaacagtgcatttttcgggatgcatgggcagttcttgaacggcttctggttgcttttcactccaaatgcggcaattttgcttatttacgtagccattcaaccagaaatgagcctcatcgctgaacggtgagtgaacacatttcgaaccgaacactgattttggtaataaaattcaatgatttgcacgcgttgctcgttagtaagtctattcatgatgaaatgtcaaagcatactgagcatctttctctttgacaccatgtctgaaatcccacgtgatctgtcaaatactaatgcatgaaaatccttacctcaaaaaaatcaccctttatatagggtcggaaatagatatttcgatgtgctgcaaacagaatgacaaaatgaatatacctccatgaaaatatatacaaataactgtttggtgcggtttgcatgccggtggcgtcattgggccatacttcttccgCGACAATGGCAATCGTCATGTTATCGTAAATGGATAACGCTACAGCACCATGCTCACTTATTATTTTTGGCCTACATTAAAAGATGTTGACCTGGATGACATTTAGTTTCAACAGTACGGCGCCACAAGCCACGCAGCAAATGTTACAATCGATTTGTTGAAGAGGAAGTTTGATGAGCGtgttatctcaagaaatggccCAATTTAACGCTTCTGAACTATTTTCTTTGAGGCTATGTCAAGTcattggtctatgccaacaatccTATGACGTTGAAAAAGCACAGAGCCAACCATTGAACGGCTGATACGTGTTGGCGAGtcatcgaaaattgggttcaCTTGGtctacgcgaccacttttactgATGCTGAGACGgtttaggggaaagttttccagcattcttagagatatacttcagaaatcTCAaagtgcaacagcgaagtgggctaccgaaagtggtctagccataaatccgtgtaagacaaaagtagttcttttcagcaggaaatacaaATTACCTactgtggcacctgtctccttgagagGAACCCAAAATACCTTggatgttttgaataacaaatcaaacattttgaagtGCCAACAAAGACAACTAGTCCTGCCCTATATATTTGCAAGATTGGCATTTGCCTAAGTTGGAGGTTAAAACCTCGTGTTATGCTTTGGGTATATACTTtagttgtcagacctaaaaTGCTCTATggagttgtggtctggtggacggtgcttcaaaagttcacctactgttcaatactcagcttGTTTGTGCTCTCAGCCGCTCTGAAGAATACGCCATCTGatatactgaatttaatgctacacctattGCCTCTGGACGTTGTGGCTACACAAATTGCTGTGACCACTTCTGTGAGGCTATTGGacctttctctttggtcatgttgGATTACATATTGCCCCAGCCTCCTTTTAATAAAAagaactgtaccactattcctaatagaagcagttggaactacgatatcctggTAATAGACTTCTATAGGcttggttccaaactagacgaccaggtggccTTTGAGGTGCACTTTGAAAAACTGggactggtcatatcaagaAGTTTACCAGACCACTGtaatgtgtttcaaacggaaatcCTTGCCACTAAAGAAGTAttggaatgactaagatattgggttgcccaaaaagtaattgtggatttttcatatagtcggcgttgacaattttttcacagcttgtgactctgtaatttcattctttcttctgtcagttatcagctgttacttttggcttgctttagaaaaaaagtgtaaaaaagtatatttgattaaagttcattccaagttttattaaaaatgcatttactttcttttaaaaaatccgcaattactttttgagcaacccaatataatgtcgtaacgattggcataaatatctcactggacagccaggcagctatcGAATCTCTGATAGCTGCCTGGCTGTGAAATTCAAAATCCGCCCTCGCAGAACAGTTCAAaccctgttctgggtgccgggccacagatatataCCAGGGGATTGTAGAGCAAACaagtttgcgagactaggagctACCTTACACTTTCCAGGGGAacaggaatctgtgggtatgctcctagcgacatgtaagctaagtctttagGATCAGGCCCTATAAACAACGAGTAATAGATGCTCACAAAGGGGGGAGGGGGCTGAAAACACTCCATAATTATGTTGTAGTtatattttcagatttttatatcctccaccataggagggaggtataccaaattcgtcattctgtttgtaacacctcgaaatatgcgtctaagaccccagtatatatattcttgatcgtcgtgacattttaagtcaaactcgccatgtccgtccgtctgtctgtcgaaagcacgccaacttttgaaggagtagagctagccgcacaaatacttcttattagtgtaggtcagttggaattgtaaatgagccaaatcggtccatgttttgatatagctgccatataaaccgatcttgggtcttgacttcttgagcctctagagggcgcaattctcgttcgatttgactgcaatttcgcacatagtgttttgatgtcatttccaacaactgtgctaagtatggtcctaatcggtccataacctgatatagctgccatataaaccgattttgggtcttgacttcttgagcctctagagggcggaattctcttccgatttgactgaaattttgtacatagtgttttgatatcacttccaacagctgtgctaagtatggtcctaatcggtctataacctgatatagctgccatataaaccgatcttgggtcttgacctcttgagcctctaaagggcggaattctcttccgatttgactaaaattttttacatagtgttttgttatctcttccagcaactgtgctaagtatggtcctaatcggtccataacctgatatagctgccatataaaccgatcttgggtcttgacttcttgagcctctagagggcggaattctcttccgatttgactgaaattttgtacatagtgttttgatatcacttccaacagctgtgctaagtattgtcctaatcggtccataacctgatatagctgtcatataaaccgatcttgggtcttgacttcttgagcctctagagagcgcaattctcatccgatttggcaaaaattttgtacaacgcctcctcccatcaacatacgtgtgcaatatggtccgaatcgatctatagcttgatacagctcccatataaaccgatctcccgatttcgcttcttgagccccgaatcggactataacttgttttatttcttaaaataaCTTTTCTTAAAGAATATCTTAAAACTAATTATACACAAGAAAATAGACGAAATTGGATTTTAAACAACTACCCGAGTCACTATAACGTTGTTATGCTAATCGAGATAACCTTCTCTTAATAAAATGGGTAATATTTTTCGCGCTTCCTCAACAAAGGCGGGGGCACGATAAATCATTGCAATCATATCAGGGTTTTCGAACATTTTATCTGTATCCACATCTTTGAGCTCCTCTAAGGGTTTTCCTATaatacccacaaccatgggCAAAAAGGTGGCCACTAAGAAAACAGCTGcatcaaaataaacaaaaaaaggtaTATAAAAACTAACTCCatatgaaaatcaaaacatttatCACTTACTAAAATGACGATATTTCAAACCGGCCATTTGAAACTGCGAATACAATGGCAACTCTCCCTGATAGTTAATTTTCCTTAGAATTCTTATGAATTCGGTAAAGTAGTACTGCATTAACTCATGACGCCTCAGACGCAACTCAGGACTAAGCATCATAAATTGAGAATAGACCAAATCAATATTCGAGGGAGCATAGCAGCTGATTTGATAGTCCACCATCATGACATCCtccatttgttgttttttgtcaaatttaaacATCATATTTTTCATATGGAAATCACCATGATTCAAGACAAATATGTCTCCTTTGCCATTATTCAGGGTATAGGATCTGTACAGATCCTTACACAGACGACTTAGCttatccttcattaatttgattttttcatAGTAGACATCGAATTCCTCATAGCAGGAAAGCATATCAATGAAATTATTAATGCCAGATCGCATCATTTCATCGGCCAAGGGCATGCTGGTACTAAAAATGCCCTCCTGGTATTTGGTAACCAGCGCATGATTTTCACTATTGCCAAGCATGTAGGAGACAGCATGTAATTTGGCCAATTTACTGTAGACTGCCTTGATTTCATTTTCGGTAAGAAAACGGGAGCGTACTGTGTCATAGCCCAATTCGCAGAGATCTT
This Stomoxys calcitrans chromosome 2, idStoCalc2.1, whole genome shotgun sequence DNA region includes the following protein-coding sequences:
- the LOC106088264 gene encoding uncharacterized protein LOC106088264, which codes for MSLYNADELTAPSWIDGEFLQKVLGQYENKGDVEILSYDMSPASMKGDHYASIMFRCKVNYRQTNTGRRILKKSLIIKTLPVEDGHKREMLMQSKLFETEIDMYAETLPKIEKILAGCGEPTKLSAGLIYHSLDPHKIIIFEDLCELGYDTVRSRFLTENEIKAVYSKLAKLHAVSYMLGNSENHALVTKYQEGIFSTSMPLADEMMRSGINNFIDMLSCYEEFDVYYEKIKLMKDKLSRLCKDLYRSYTLNNGKGDIFVLNHGDFHMKNMMFKFDKKQQMEDVMMVDYQISCYAPSNIDLVYSQFMMLSPELRLRRHELMQYYFTEFIRILRKINYQGELPLYSQFQMAGLKYRHFTVFLVATFLPMVVGIIGKPLEELKDVDTDKMFENPDMIAMIYRAPAFVEEARKILPILLREGYLD
- the LOC106088265 gene encoding uncharacterized protein LOC106088265; translation: MSTYNDDELEAPAWIDQRFLEEVLSTYENNEHVEVLNYEMSPASMKGDHYASIMFRCKVEYRFGDNGTILNKSLIIKTLPVEEGSKKREMLLESRLFETEIKMFSEVLPKIEKILAECGEPTRLSAGFIYQSLKPHKVIIVEDLCTLGYDTVRGRYLNEEEIKMLYGKLAKLHAVSHMLGHSEDHECVTELQDGYKLFSLTVMEEIWTHGIEHFLNMLSSHEEFSIYYQKVKDMKDSIRPTMVDLYRAFTLKQGKGDIYVLNHGDFHLKNLMFKFNHQQQMEDVIMVDYQLSTYAPANVDLMYSEYLLLGPEMRSKRNQIRQYYFTEFIRILKKINYQGRLPKYSELQISALQYRQFSVYLLGVVLPLIIGYFRKSAEELNDVDTVELTENRELNTPFYYAPDFVDEVRRVMPKLLYEGFLD